In one window of Gossypium hirsutum isolate 1008001.06 chromosome A01, Gossypium_hirsutum_v2.1, whole genome shotgun sequence DNA:
- the LOC107918216 gene encoding uncharacterized protein At4g22758, translating into MLLYKQKKNQGPKGNRLLISVTVLGSAGPIRFVVNEEELVAAVIDTALKSYAREGRLPVLGSNLNDFLLYCPSAGSDALSPWETIGSQGARNFMLCKKPRTEKVKDDGKAAESINRKASGNWKAWFNKSLNLKISSH; encoded by the exons atgtTGCTTTACAAGCAGAAGAAGAACCAGGGTCCCAAGGGCAACAGGCTCCTGATTAGCGTCACTGTTCTCGGAAGTGCTGGGCCGATCCGTTTTGTTGTTAACGAGGAAGAGCTCGTTGCTGCCGTCATTGATACTGCTTTGAAATCCTACGCTCGTGAGGGTCGGCTTCCCGTTCTCGGATCCAATCTTAATGATTTCCTCCTTTATTGCCCCAGTGCTGGATCAGATG CACTAAGTCCATGGGAGACAATTGGATCACAAGGGGCAAGGAATTTCATGCTGTGCAAGAAGCCAAGGACTGAGAAAGTGAAAGACGACGGGAAGGCAGCTGAATCAATTAATAGGAAGGCAAGTGGGAATTGGAAGGCATGGTTTAATAAATCCCTCAATCTCAAGATTTCCTCCCATTAA